In the uncultured Methanobacterium sp. genome, one interval contains:
- a CDS encoding amidohydrolase family protein: MINIKNGLVLYGPQMEPTHANILIEDNLIVEVSPYASGGKEIDAKGCIVSPSLINSHVHMGDSVVKDIGDGKSIENIVKPPNGLKHRLLASAEPHDIIKSMRSSLQDMLDTGTSTIVDFREGGVNGIALLENASEDIPLRKVILGRHDSFFKPFPPSISSDMEKEIRDSTQEILEHAQGIGLSGFGEINDNMVKIITSTCSSAGKLAAIHAAEYEEIQRNSVNSTGKTEVERALEADFDILIHVTSPLNLDLDILSKTDMSVVCCPRSNGALSVGIPPIKEMQDRGINLLLGTDNLMFNSPNMFREMEYALKVTRGHYREYFPPVEILKMATVNAGSALNLNIGCIQEGMLADIMMVEQLSDNPLLSLINRTESKNIIGLMTDGNLVYLR, translated from the coding sequence ATGATTAACATCAAAAATGGTCTGGTACTTTACGGTCCTCAGATGGAGCCAACACATGCCAATATCCTGATTGAAGATAATCTCATTGTTGAAGTTTCCCCCTATGCATCTGGAGGTAAGGAAATAGATGCTAAAGGTTGTATTGTTTCCCCTTCATTAATAAACAGTCACGTGCACATGGGAGACTCGGTGGTCAAGGATATTGGTGATGGAAAATCCATCGAAAACATTGTAAAGCCACCCAATGGATTGAAACACCGCTTGCTTGCCAGTGCAGAACCCCACGATATTATTAAGTCCATGAGAAGTTCCCTCCAGGATATGCTGGACACTGGAACCAGTACCATAGTTGATTTCAGGGAAGGCGGAGTTAATGGAATAGCCCTACTTGAAAATGCAAGTGAAGACATTCCACTGCGTAAAGTGATTCTGGGACGTCATGATTCGTTTTTCAAACCATTCCCCCCATCCATTAGCAGTGATATGGAAAAGGAAATAAGAGATAGCACTCAAGAAATCCTTGAACATGCTCAGGGTATTGGATTAAGTGGTTTTGGCGAAATCAACGATAATATGGTGAAAATCATTACCTCCACTTGTTCCAGTGCGGGTAAACTGGCCGCAATTCATGCTGCGGAGTATGAGGAAATACAACGAAACTCAGTTAATTCCACTGGCAAAACGGAAGTTGAAAGGGCCCTGGAAGCTGATTTTGATATTTTGATCCATGTAACATCACCCCTTAACCTGGATCTGGACATTTTAAGCAAAACAGATATGTCTGTTGTCTGTTGTCCTCGTTCTAATGGTGCTCTTTCTGTTGGAATACCTCCTATAAAAGAGATGCAGGATAGGGGAATTAATCTCCTTTTGGGTACAGATAACCTGATGTTCAATTCACCTAACATGTTCAGGGAGATGGAGTACGCTCTGAAGGTTACTCGGGGGCATTACCGGGAATATTTCCCCCCTGTGGAGATCCTGAAGATGGCTACAGTTAATGCTGGTTCTGCCCTGAACCTCAACATCGGATGTATTCAGGAGGGTATGCTAGCAGATATCATGATGGTGGAACAGTTATCAGATAATCCCTTACTGTCCTTGATTAATCGCACTGAATCGAAAAACATAATAGGTCTCATGACAGATGGTAATTTAGTATACCTTAGGTGA
- a CDS encoding universal stress protein, with protein sequence MYQKILLPTDGSKFAEKAADHAIWIASKSGAEIIVLNVIETSSLVGLPAEDLIVRIKEMLKEEGRRSLERISEMVTEEEKELKIEDIKVNLKTEEGSPADAILKTVEKENIDLVVMGTSGKHGLDRFLLGSVTEKVVRSVKCPVLAVH encoded by the coding sequence ATGTACCAAAAAATATTATTGCCCACTGATGGTTCAAAATTTGCTGAAAAAGCAGCTGACCATGCAATATGGATAGCAAGCAAAAGCGGCGCTGAAATTATCGTTTTAAATGTGATTGAAACATCTTCCCTTGTGGGGCTCCCTGCAGAAGACCTCATTGTAAGAATCAAAGAGATGCTTAAAGAAGAGGGGAGAAGATCTCTGGAAAGAATTTCAGAAATGGTTACTGAGGAAGAAAAAGAACTCAAAATAGAAGATATTAAAGTAAACCTTAAAACTGAGGAAGGATCCCCAGCTGATGCCATATTAAAAACTGTGGAAAAAGAAAACATAGATCTGGTTGTCATGGGAACCTCGGGAAAACACGGTTTAGATCGATTTTTACTGGGCAGTGTAACTGAAAAAGTGGTTAGATCAGTAAAATGCCCTGTCTTAGCCGTTCACTGA
- a CDS encoding CBS domain-containing protein has product MQIKDIMSEEIHYIQVPGNRANALELMRKNNVSGLPVVKKGTKTLVGILTRTDLVENPDEEQIALIMTREMITVAPNDDIRDAARKMVENNIRRVPVVDNEELIGLVTASDLVNKALWKMDLNDPAENYILLNVPTTWERTPLNVAFSIMRYFNLKVLLALNNEGKPSGILTETDFLEESEVVSEQTVHNTSVGTEGDKWSWDSTNVLYVFKNHLQFSDKEVRDVATSDLAIVTTKTPVKDCANKMRQRNIEQMPVIDVEGELVGLVRAGDLIKSLIDLKN; this is encoded by the coding sequence ATGCAGATAAAGGACATAATGTCAGAGGAAATACACTACATCCAAGTACCTGGGAATCGTGCTAATGCACTGGAACTCATGAGAAAGAACAATGTATCAGGTTTACCTGTAGTAAAAAAAGGCACTAAAACATTGGTAGGTATACTCACCAGAACTGATCTGGTAGAAAACCCCGATGAAGAGCAAATTGCCCTTATAATGACCAGGGAAATGATAACTGTAGCTCCTAATGATGATATAAGAGACGCAGCCAGAAAAATGGTTGAAAATAACATTAGAAGAGTTCCAGTAGTGGACAATGAAGAGTTAATAGGTTTAGTCACTGCTTCAGATCTGGTTAATAAAGCACTGTGGAAAATGGATCTTAATGACCCTGCTGAAAATTACATACTACTCAATGTACCTACCACTTGGGAGAGAACTCCCCTCAATGTCGCGTTCTCCATAATGCGCTACTTTAACCTTAAGGTACTTTTAGCCCTTAATAATGAAGGAAAACCATCAGGAATACTAACTGAAACCGATTTCCTGGAAGAAAGTGAAGTGGTATCTGAACAAACAGTTCACAACACTTCTGTAGGCACAGAGGGAGATAAATGGTCATGGGACAGTACAAACGTGCTCTATGTTTTTAAAAACCATTTACAATTCTCTGACAAAGAAGTACGGGACGTGGCTACCAGCGACCTGGCTATAGTTACCACCAAAACCCCAGTCAAGGATTGTGCCAATAAAATGAGGCAGAGGAATATTGAACAGATGCCAGTCATTGATGTGGAAGGAGAACTGGTTGGACTGGTAAGGGCCGGGGACCTCATCAAATCACTCATAGATCTAAAAAATTGA
- the larE gene encoding ATP-dependent sacrificial sulfur transferase LarE gives MDIKVKMDKLRDYLHGKHVVVAFSGGADSTLLALIAKEVAEDALAVTVDNGVMPTECVQNAEEIAKKIGIKHRIVRENFLEEPAFQINPPNRCYVCKLKMHQILEKIAEEELYEVVVDGTNISDLMEDRPGIMVNIEKDVKTPLVKSGFTSSDVREVLKQKNMDYNPSTTCLATRIPTGKPITLRKINRIAYAENLIKNLTGLEVVRVRDDEGMARIEVKDVDKLIDRGLLHHLDSELKAVGFRRVTLDISGQDDSKDQMMIYKPCKGDKNKIMFETELPYSLNIPATGYELEALGKVKCSKEMGIVMLEMDSTNITLFAKGKIVARKVKDSEDAQELLFQILPCLRRQI, from the coding sequence ATGGATATCAAAGTAAAGATGGATAAATTAAGGGATTATCTTCACGGGAAACATGTGGTTGTTGCATTCTCCGGTGGAGCTGACAGCACATTACTGGCCTTAATTGCAAAAGAAGTGGCAGAGGATGCACTGGCAGTTACTGTGGATAATGGGGTCATGCCTACAGAATGTGTCCAGAATGCGGAAGAGATCGCCAAAAAAATAGGGATCAAACATCGGATCGTGCGTGAAAACTTTTTGGAAGAACCCGCATTTCAAATAAACCCTCCTAACCGGTGTTATGTGTGCAAGCTGAAAATGCACCAGATACTGGAAAAAATAGCAGAAGAAGAACTGTATGAGGTGGTGGTTGATGGAACCAACATCAGTGATCTGATGGAGGACCGGCCGGGGATAATGGTTAATATAGAAAAAGACGTTAAAACACCCCTGGTAAAATCAGGATTTACATCTTCTGATGTGAGAGAAGTTTTAAAACAGAAGAATATGGATTATAACCCTTCAACTACCTGTCTTGCCACTAGAATCCCCACTGGAAAACCAATCACTCTCCGGAAAATAAACCGCATTGCCTATGCTGAAAATCTCATCAAAAACCTCACAGGTCTTGAGGTGGTCAGGGTGAGGGATGATGAGGGAATGGCCCGTATAGAAGTGAAAGATGTCGATAAACTTATTGACAGGGGGTTACTGCATCATCTGGATTCAGAACTCAAGGCAGTAGGTTTTAGAAGAGTAACTTTGGATATCAGTGGGCAGGATGATTCAAAAGATCAAATGATGATCTATAAACCTTGTAAAGGTGACAAAAATAAGATAATGTTCGAAACAGAACTTCCCTACTCTTTAAACATCCCTGCGACCGGCTATGAACTGGAAGCATTAGGAAAAGTAAAATGCTCCAAAGAGATGGGCATAGTCATGCTGGAGATGGATAGTACCAACATCACCCTATTTGCCAAGGGAAAAATCGTCGCCCGCAAAGTTAAAGACTCAGAAGATGCTCAGGAGTTGTTATTCCAGATTTTACCCTGTTTGCGCAGGCAAATATGA
- a CDS encoding TfuA-related McrA-glycine thioamidation protein — MDKKRIVVFIGPSLPLKEAQKILDAEYHSPVARDDVTILLNDPPDIIGIIDGVFYQKPAVSHREILKALEAGIKVVGGSSMGALRSAELDYAGMIGIGTVYQKYRDGLIESDDDVAIVFNPVTHELLCEALVSMNHNFEMAEKEGIITATDVETLYQTAKNIYYPQRTYPRVLKDSGLEEDKIQKLEDFLDKNQVDVKAEDARKVLEYIKNMV; from the coding sequence TTGGATAAAAAAAGAATTGTGGTATTTATAGGCCCTTCACTACCATTAAAAGAGGCTCAAAAAATTTTGGATGCGGAGTATCATTCCCCCGTGGCTAGAGATGATGTGACCATTCTTTTAAACGACCCTCCAGATATCATCGGGATAATTGATGGTGTTTTCTACCAAAAACCTGCTGTTTCCCACCGGGAGATACTCAAAGCTCTGGAAGCTGGTATTAAAGTGGTGGGAGGGTCCAGTATGGGGGCCCTTAGATCAGCCGAACTGGACTACGCTGGTATGATCGGAATCGGAACTGTTTACCAGAAGTATCGAGATGGATTAATTGAATCTGATGATGATGTGGCCATTGTTTTTAATCCAGTGACTCATGAACTTCTTTGTGAAGCCCTGGTGAGTATGAATCACAACTTCGAAATGGCAGAAAAAGAGGGTATAATCACCGCCACTGATGTTGAAACACTGTACCAAACTGCTAAAAATATTTATTATCCTCAAAGAACATATCCTCGTGTTTTAAAGGATTCTGGCCTGGAAGAAGATAAAATTCAGAAACTTGAAGATTTTTTAGACAAAAACCAAGTTGATGTTAAGGCAGAAGATGCCCGAAAAGTGTTAGAGTACATTAAAAACATGGTTTAA
- a CDS encoding TIGR00295 family protein, with translation MILNESTSTAILEEFNCPYFVIEHSQAVLSKAIKLVTDFELDVDLELVKTGAILHDVGRSRTHGIDHAIVGAEILKSRGFPLEVVNIVERHIGAGITKNEALILGLPPKDYIPLTLEEKVVAHADNLIHGTQEVDLDFVIRKWRKNLGENHPSIPKIIQLHSEITGQAPITKIR, from the coding sequence TTGATTTTAAATGAATCTACATCTACTGCTATTTTAGAAGAATTTAACTGCCCTTATTTTGTGATTGAACACTCCCAGGCAGTCCTTTCAAAGGCAATCAAACTGGTAACCGATTTTGAATTGGATGTGGACCTTGAACTGGTTAAAACAGGAGCCATTCTCCATGATGTTGGCCGTTCCAGGACCCACGGAATAGATCATGCCATTGTAGGGGCAGAAATACTCAAAAGCAGAGGATTCCCTCTGGAAGTGGTTAACATTGTGGAAAGACACATTGGGGCAGGAATCACTAAAAATGAAGCTTTAATCTTAGGATTACCTCCTAAAGATTATATTCCTCTTACTTTAGAGGAAAAAGTGGTGGCGCATGCTGACAACCTCATACACGGTACTCAAGAAGTTGATTTAGATTTTGTAATAAGAAAATGGAGAAAAAACCTGGGAGAAAACCATCCATCCATACCTAAAATCATACAATTACACTCCGAGATTACTGGTCAAGCTCCAATTACCAAAATAAGGTAA
- the tfe gene encoding transcription factor E, which translates to MLADPNVQEILIDVTKDDENSIPIIQCLLNGKTTDEEIAEETEIRLNIVRRILYKLYDAGVASYKRSKDPETQWYTYSWKFEEEKIAEIISDKFDKISREIHQSLEYEEDNMFFVCPNGCRYNFEEASERNFICPDCNTNMEFQDNSSIITELKELKEKMS; encoded by the coding sequence ATGCTTGCAGATCCTAACGTGCAGGAGATTCTCATTGATGTTACTAAAGATGATGAGAATAGCATCCCCATTATTCAATGTTTATTGAATGGAAAAACAACTGATGAGGAAATTGCAGAGGAAACTGAAATTCGACTTAACATTGTAAGAAGGATATTATATAAACTATACGATGCAGGTGTGGCCAGTTATAAGAGGAGTAAGGATCCTGAAACTCAATGGTATACCTACAGCTGGAAATTTGAAGAAGAGAAAATCGCAGAGATCATATCCGATAAATTTGATAAAATCTCCCGTGAAATTCATCAATCTCTGGAATATGAAGAAGATAACATGTTTTTTGTCTGTCCCAATGGGTGTAGATACAACTTTGAAGAAGCTTCTGAAAGAAACTTCATATGCCCGGACTGCAACACCAACATGGAGTTCCAGGATAATTCCTCAATCATAACGGAACTAAAGGAATTAAAGGAAAAAATGAGTTAA
- a CDS encoding coenzyme F420-0:L-glutamate ligase encodes MNHTKHESYQKQGYVEYSEGKNCYKLISISTGYIKPGEPYDVIINNAVNLLEDGDFLVISETPLAVSQGRLVDEAEFKPSISSYILADIWSKYLWGYLFGPLLGIKERTIKNLRRLPPEARSHKQVILHYYGWKHALKPASEAGVDLSNAPGTCVSLLPDDPQTLSEEITRKIQGISGKNVTVMVIDTDATYQIRKTKFTSLPISISNIRNDLGLFGYLLGRLGHIVGPTPLGVSKEHDLDEILQIARAAEECQKIHENNMETVYDMQQLLEGDVNNITIGMLDSITHTPAVIVRKA; translated from the coding sequence ATGAACCATACAAAACATGAATCTTATCAAAAACAGGGATATGTGGAATATTCCGAAGGAAAAAACTGTTATAAGTTAATATCTATTAGCACGGGTTATATTAAACCTGGAGAACCCTATGATGTCATCATTAACAATGCCGTAAATCTCCTGGAGGATGGGGATTTTTTAGTAATCTCTGAAACCCCATTAGCCGTATCTCAGGGGAGATTGGTGGATGAAGCTGAATTTAAACCTTCCATCAGTTCATATATCCTGGCAGACATATGGTCTAAATATTTATGGGGATACCTCTTTGGCCCATTACTGGGTATAAAAGAAAGAACCATCAAAAACCTCCGAAGACTCCCTCCTGAGGCTCGTTCTCATAAACAAGTCATATTACATTATTATGGTTGGAAACATGCTTTGAAACCGGCTTCTGAGGCAGGTGTGGATCTGAGCAATGCCCCTGGAACTTGTGTCTCGTTATTACCTGATGATCCTCAGACCCTTTCAGAGGAAATTACCCGGAAAATTCAGGGTATATCAGGTAAAAATGTAACTGTGATGGTTATTGATACTGATGCAACTTATCAAATTAGAAAAACAAAATTCACATCTCTCCCAATTTCTATATCTAATATCAGGAATGATTTGGGACTTTTTGGCTATTTATTAGGTCGATTGGGACACATAGTGGGTCCCACCCCGCTGGGTGTTTCCAAAGAACATGACCTTGATGAAATTCTTCAGATCGCCAGGGCAGCGGAAGAATGTCAGAAAATTCATGAAAACAACATGGAAACAGTTTATGATATGCAACAACTACTTGAAGGGGACGTTAATAATATAACCATAGGTATGCTTGATTCAATAACTCACACACCTGCAGTAATAGTTCGAAAAGCATGA
- a CDS encoding (Fe-S)-binding protein yields the protein MSKVPIDIAQKNKILMLLPGYNCGICGYARCDEFAGALIRKRAPLEKCRFMYQEMFQDDLAKLKEILKETKVIPEKEKIVGVLDGYEADIILKPLPEEESCRETLYPFTREEIKPGEIIRYRPLGCPIIHFARVLDENHGLITVHMIGPCHRLDSEVEFEFKDVGVCMVGGFEGIIEGELPRVGETVRFLPYHCMMQKVHSGVVVQLEGRRAIIEGIDLKVWAPPVKG from the coding sequence ATGAGTAAAGTTCCCATTGATATTGCTCAGAAGAACAAGATTTTGATGTTGCTTCCGGGGTATAACTGTGGCATATGTGGATATGCCCGCTGTGATGAATTTGCAGGAGCACTCATCAGGAAACGAGCACCACTTGAAAAGTGCCGTTTCATGTACCAGGAAATGTTTCAGGATGATCTGGCTAAACTTAAGGAAATACTGAAAGAAACCAAAGTGATCCCAGAAAAAGAGAAAATCGTGGGAGTTTTAGATGGATATGAAGCAGATATCATACTCAAACCTCTCCCCGAGGAAGAATCATGCAGAGAAACTCTTTACCCTTTCACCAGGGAAGAGATAAAACCCGGTGAAATCATAAGGTACCGTCCTCTGGGTTGTCCAATTATCCATTTCGCCCGAGTTTTGGATGAAAACCATGGATTAATAACTGTCCATATGATTGGCCCCTGCCACCGTCTGGATTCAGAGGTTGAATTTGAATTTAAAGATGTGGGAGTGTGCATGGTAGGTGGATTTGAGGGAATTATTGAAGGTGAATTACCAAGGGTAGGTGAAACAGTCCGATTCTTGCCATATCACTGTATGATGCAGAAAGTCCACTCCGGTGTAGTGGTCCAACTGGAAGGTAGAAGAGCAATCATTGAGGGAATTGATCTTAAGGTATGGGCACCTCCAGTTAAAGGATAA
- a CDS encoding GTP-binding protein, translating into MRMVIVAGTPGSGKTAVLIHALRSLNEMGLKSAVVKIDCLYTDDDKKFAKIGVPTKVGLSMDMCPDHYAIYNLEEMVDWADENQSEILVVETAGLCHRCAPFTVNSLGVCVIDATSGPNTPLKVGPFLSTADIAVITKGDMISQAEREIFRERILEVNPNCKIIEANGLSGQGCAELADEIVNSQEITLEGEKLRHSAPLAVCTLCVGETKVNKKYHRGILRRIDGFQSYEGE; encoded by the coding sequence ATGAGAATGGTAATAGTTGCCGGAACACCTGGTTCTGGAAAAACTGCAGTTCTAATTCATGCTCTACGCAGTTTAAATGAAATGGGATTAAAATCAGCTGTGGTGAAAATCGACTGCCTCTACACTGATGATGATAAAAAATTTGCCAAAATAGGAGTACCCACCAAGGTGGGACTATCAATGGACATGTGCCCTGATCACTATGCCATCTACAATCTGGAAGAAATGGTTGATTGGGCCGATGAAAACCAGTCCGAAATATTAGTGGTTGAAACAGCAGGATTATGCCATCGTTGCGCACCTTTCACTGTGAATTCTCTGGGAGTCTGTGTTATAGATGCCACCAGTGGTCCAAACACGCCCCTCAAGGTAGGACCATTTTTGAGCACGGCGGATATAGCAGTGATCACAAAAGGCGACATGATCTCCCAGGCTGAAAGGGAAATATTCCGGGAAAGGATTTTAGAAGTCAACCCTAACTGTAAAATCATAGAAGCCAATGGTTTAAGCGGCCAGGGATGTGCTGAATTAGCTGATGAGATCGTAAATTCACAGGAGATCACCTTGGAAGGTGAAAAACTACGACACTCCGCACCCCTGGCAGTTTGTACCCTTTGTGTGGGGGAGACCAAGGTTAACAAGAAATACCACCGTGGTATACTGCGTCGTATCGATGGATTCCAAAGTTATGAAGGAGAATAA
- a CDS encoding ATP-binding cassette domain-containing protein, with the protein MIEEITILGGFDKQENDEPVKKVVIKRGEIFGVVGPTGSGKSSLIGDIEQLSQEDTFSRRKILVNGEEPSYEDRTNPRKKMVAQLSQNMNFLADMSVGDFLSLHAKCRGASSKCVNAVIDLANTLTGEPIKKDHDLTILSGGQSRALMVADVAIISNSPIVLIDEIENAGIRKHDALEALAGHGKVVMVVTHDPVLALMTDKRIVMKNGGMQTVIATSEEEKAISKKLNKIDELMLNLRDKVRNGEIIQDIAIEDLKL; encoded by the coding sequence ATGATAGAAGAGATAACTATTTTAGGCGGTTTTGATAAGCAGGAAAATGATGAACCAGTTAAGAAAGTCGTAATAAAGAGGGGTGAAATATTTGGAGTTGTGGGACCCACTGGAAGTGGTAAAAGCTCTCTCATTGGTGATATTGAACAACTCTCCCAGGAGGACACATTCTCACGGAGAAAGATTCTGGTCAACGGTGAAGAACCCAGCTATGAGGATCGAACCAATCCCCGAAAGAAAATGGTGGCCCAGCTATCCCAAAACATGAATTTTCTGGCAGACATGAGTGTGGGGGACTTTTTAAGTCTACATGCTAAGTGTCGTGGAGCCAGCAGTAAATGTGTAAATGCAGTTATTGATCTGGCCAACACATTAACCGGAGAACCCATAAAAAAGGACCATGACCTTACCATATTAAGTGGAGGTCAATCAAGAGCCCTTATGGTTGCAGATGTGGCCATAATCAGTAATTCCCCCATTGTCCTCATTGATGAAATAGAAAATGCAGGAATCCGTAAACACGACGCCCTGGAAGCACTGGCAGGTCATGGTAAAGTTGTGATGGTGGTAACCCATGACCCGGTACTGGCCCTGATGACGGATAAACGAATTGTAATGAAAAATGGTGGAATGCAGACCGTAATAGCCACCAGTGAAGAAGAAAAAGCAATATCTAAAAAATTAAATAAGATAGATGAGTTAATGCTAAATTTACGTGATAAAGTCCGTAATGGGGAAATTATCCAAGATATTGCAATTGAAGATCTAAAATTGTGA
- the comA gene encoding phosphosulfolactate synthase: MNAFDFLTPQRNPKTGTGITMMLDKGIGPVSLIDILEISGRYVDLAKFGWGTSAIHNREMIKEKVEIYRSYEINPYPGGTLFEIAYLQNKFDEFLDEADKLGFGAVEISDGTIEISPEERADIISIVKDRGFLTITEVGKKDPEKDNLLTANDRLELVNQDLKSGADLVLMEAREGGKGIGLFDDQGAVKEDELKILSEGADIDKIIWEAPQKNQQAYFILKFGANVNLGNIPPDEITALETMRLGLRGDTLGKVNLG; encoded by the coding sequence ATGAATGCTTTTGATTTTCTCACCCCTCAGCGCAACCCTAAAACTGGAACCGGGATTACTATGATGTTAGATAAGGGAATTGGCCCGGTTTCCCTCATAGATATCCTTGAAATTTCGGGAAGGTATGTTGATCTGGCCAAATTTGGTTGGGGGACCTCTGCCATCCACAACAGGGAAATGATCAAGGAGAAGGTGGAAATTTATCGTTCTTATGAAATTAACCCTTATCCCGGTGGGACCCTGTTTGAAATTGCCTATCTCCAAAATAAGTTTGATGAATTTTTGGATGAAGCAGATAAACTGGGATTTGGTGCAGTGGAGATATCAGATGGAACCATTGAAATTTCCCCAGAAGAAAGGGCAGATATAATCTCCATTGTGAAAGACAGGGGATTTTTGACCATAACCGAAGTGGGAAAAAAGGATCCTGAGAAGGACAATCTATTAACTGCAAATGATCGTCTTGAATTGGTTAATCAGGACCTGAAATCTGGTGCTGACCTGGTTTTAATGGAAGCCAGGGAAGGGGGAAAAGGAATAGGCCTTTTTGATGATCAGGGAGCAGTCAAGGAAGATGAGTTAAAGATACTGAGTGAAGGTGCTGATATAGATAAAATAATATGGGAAGCTCCCCAGAAAAATCAGCAAGCATATTTCATTCTAAAGTTCGGAGCCAATGTTAATTTAGGCAATATCCCTCCTGATGAAATCACAGCCCTGGAAACCATGCGATTGGGACTCAGAGGAGACACTTTAGGAAAGGTGAATCTGGGATGA
- a CDS encoding pyruvate kinase alpha/beta domain-containing protein, translating to MEKKIVYFEKPGAENTDKVIELVKERKEELGIENIVVASVSGLTSVKVLESIPNAQIVSITHHAGFRGGDDLELDPEHTKKLEDAGVPIYIGSHSLSGVGRGISNKFGGITPVEIIAGTLRLFSQGVKVCVEISIMAADAGLLPTDKEVIAIGGTANGVDTAVVLKPAHMGNFFDLKINEIIAMPRP from the coding sequence ATGGAAAAAAAGATCGTTTACTTCGAAAAACCGGGTGCAGAAAATACAGATAAAGTAATAGAACTGGTCAAAGAAAGGAAAGAGGAACTGGGAATTGAAAATATTGTGGTAGCCTCAGTATCAGGGTTAACCAGTGTTAAAGTTTTAGAAAGTATACCCAATGCACAGATAGTTAGCATCACCCATCACGCTGGATTCAGAGGGGGAGATGACCTGGAACTTGATCCTGAACATACCAAAAAACTGGAAGATGCAGGCGTACCAATATACATAGGATCCCACTCCCTCAGTGGTGTGGGAAGGGGTATAAGTAATAAATTTGGAGGTATAACTCCTGTAGAAATTATAGCAGGCACATTACGGCTATTTTCACAAGGAGTGAAAGTTTGTGTGGAAATCAGCATTATGGCTGCCGACGCAGGACTCTTACCCACAGATAAAGAAGTTATAGCCATAGGTGGTACTGCTAATGGTGTGGATACAGCTGTGGTTTTGAAGCCAGCACACATGGGTAACTTCTTTGACCTAAAGATAAATGAAATCATTGCTATGCCCCGACCTTAA